The Malus domestica chromosome 17, GDT2T_hap1 genome contains the following window.
GCCGAGGCCGAGTATAGAGGTATGGCCCACGGCATTTGTGAAATTCTTTGGCTTCGGAAACTTCTTGAAGGGCTTGGGTTCAAGCCAAAGGAGATCATGAGATTATATTGTGATAATCAATCAGCGAGAGATATAGCCGATAATCCGGTACAGCATGAtagaacaaaacatgtggaggtTGATCGGCATTTTATTAAAGAGAAACTTGAGAGAAAGATTGTGTCAATACCGTTTGTGAAATCGGAGGAGCAACTTGCAGACGTTCTCACGCATGCTGTGTGTAGTCGAAAGTTTGAAGACTCACTTGgcaagttgggcatgtgtgacatctatgcaccaacttgagggggagtgttggtcGTGAGTCCTTTATTAGGGAGGTTTTGTTTATAAAGTTAATTATTTGTTTCCTTATTCAATAAGGATTGTATaggattgtatatgtatatatttcaaaGAAAGTAATAGAGGGATTATTCTTGTCAAATTCTATTGATCAGTCTCAATTTTCTCTGGCTTAGAGGTCCATTTTATTTCAAGATTTAAGAGATCAAACAGACAACTCATCCTTCCGCGCGCAGTCTGTGCTCTGTTTAATTCATTTGCTTCAGCACGTAAATTCActggaaattttgagtagaaatatataataaatatatataattaattatcaaaaaatGAGCTTGAGTACCGACTCTCATAATTAAATTCGTTGattcattaattatttttaattaattaatttcagatttaatttttaatttaacaaactcatattttcagatgaagtctgaagtgaTGAAAGAATGTCACCCCTTTGAGAATATGTCTCTCAAAAGGCGCATCCCATATTCATACATATTGTGAATAACCATAACTCaattatatatacattcatctgcatgacatttaaaacacagaaaaatcaaattcattttctacAATCCCAAACCTTCTTACTAAGAGAACCACAAagaaattcgccagaagtctaGTTTCTCGGTGCTGGAATCTTgacttagatcgttgaatcctgatGAAGCAGACGttcgtagaactacaagcatagAATAGGGACAAAAttatgtttcaaggacattgcggtacgcaagcctcgatcttcagtTTAtctatttaatattatttcattttgttcatactctgttaaattatttattagcatatataaatttatcattGATTGTTGATATTTATCCAACACAATCTCCTACAAACCAAAGTGTCTAACTTTGTTACGTATTCAAGAAGCCCCACAAAATTAATTTCGAAGTCTCTATGTTAACGAGAGGTCACATAAACCTCATTTCTAGCAAACAAACGATAGGCAGACAAAACTATAATTTCCCACTTACATGATGGTTTATGGATGACAATTCTAACCATCATACCCCGATAATTGAGGATAACCGTCCATATGATTGGATTTGGGTATGAAAATTCAGATATATTTTGGGTAGGGGAAAAACCATGAATATTATTCGGTTTATGATTCTGGATATGGTTATAGGGTCCCCAATCCGTATCCTTCTCCCGAATCTGAACCGAatgatatataatataattatatataatattaaagtataaataatacacacacacacacacacacatacatgtaCAATCATTATTCACCCAATCTATTAACTTGTGAATACAAAAATTGCAGTGTGAGTTGCATTTTGTGAGAAAGTTCAAAAGTTTTGATATGAATTAAAATTTATGAGAAGTCAATAATACTTATGGGAGATATCAAAGATCagccaacattttttttttttatgtattgacAAAAATGGATATAACCGTTAACCGATGAGGAATCCGTTACCTGAtgggtatggttatggataatacccgatggttaatttgcggatggatatggttaattttTGTGGTTATGGAGATGAATATGGCATTTCCGTCCTCAGACCGAACTGTTGCCATCCCTAATTTCAAGTGTGATATGCTTAATATTGAGTAGTAACTACTAATTAGATGTTGATACAAATCTTATACAATGTACTATTTCTACGTCTCTGCATAATCTCAAAACCACAGCTTCAAGCATTTAAGTTTTCCATGCACTATATATTAACATAAATAGCTTCGAATCAAAAAAGGAATTTTCAACATTATTAAGCTGTTGGGCGGCTAGAAAAAGCTGGTAAAACAGATTTAGcaaactaaaacaatcaaagctTCAATCTTTTTCATCATCTACAAGCAAGAAACCATAAAATATGCTACAACATCTTGCTATACTTAATAATTAAATCAGTGTCattttcttcttaaaaaaaattcacgaTGTTATTTCGGATGAACAATGTATTTGGACTAAGACCTAACATTTGTTTCAAGCTTACGTAGACAATTTTAACTTGAAAAGTACCAAGAATGGGGACGCAACCATGTGTGGATGTACAGTCAGTAATGCACATGAACAATTCATTCAGAGTGTACATGTAAACAAACTTAGAAGGcgaataatttttaattttaatttgcaTAGTCTAATCAGGAAATTTTCAAGACAAAACGGTAAAATCTTATGGCAATTAAGGGTATGATGAGCTAGCTTACACCAACCTATAAAACCTGTTTCCATCCCGTTTGAATAACTCTTATGGTCATCAATTATTCTTGTAGTTCAGATAAGATTAGGACCACCACTTCACCGAAAGCCGAGATATAGAGGCAGACAACATATAACGAGATAGACATATAATTTCTACAATGATTGATGCTGGCGCCGaccatctatatatatatatatatatatgtgtgtgtgtgtgtgtgtaaaccgCCTTGGACCTGAATTCTATCCACAGTAGTACACCTTCTTATCTTTACCTAGCCAATGGAAAATCctcaatctcttcttctttgtgAAAAAACTGCCCTTAAAATCAATGCACTGCAGAAAACCTTAGAAATTGCAATTCTGTTCCTCTTcgtctttgtccttgtttatCGTCTCCTCTCTCTCAGAGACCATGGTTTTGTCTGGCTTCTTGCCTTCGCGTGTGAGTCTTGGTTTGCTTTCAATTGGGTTCTTATTCTCATCACCCAATGGACTCCTGTTGAATACAAAACAAACCCTCACAACCTCTTGCAACAGTATGTCATGCATGTCCTTTTAATacttttaaatataattaatttacatatgttcatgtgtAGTTCTGCTCGCATAATTCTTTAACCTTTGCTTATGcagattgaaagaaaaaaaaaagaaaaaaaaagttcttaTGGTAATTAGCATGTTGATTAATGTCTTATTGTGTATGATTAATACGTAATTAGCGTTTCGGAGCTTCCTCCGGTGGACATGTTTGTGACAACAGCAGATGCAAAGCTAGAGCCACCTATCATTACTGTGAACACAGTGCTCTCACTTCTAGCCGTTGATTATCCAACTCACAAGCTAGCTTGCTATGTATCAGATGATGGGTGTTCACCTCTCACTCTGTACACTCTCATTGAAGCCTCTAAATTTGCGAAGCTTTGGGTACCCTTTTGCAAAAAGTACCATGTTCAAGTTAGAGCACCATTCAGATACTTCTCTAACAATCCCATTTTGTCAAGTTATAATCTATCAGGATTCCATCAAGAATGGACAAAAATGAAGGTAGAATGTGGCCTTCTATATACTTACTTGAATTTGTATTTATGTATGATGTATCTATTTTAATCTTGTAGGACGAGTATGAAAAGCTCTGCAAAAAAATTGAAGATGCTGTCCGAAATTTGGCACCTCTTGATTTTTCTAGAGACTATGTGGATTTTGCTCGCATAGACAGCCGGAACCATCCCACTATAAtcaaggtttttatttttatgtttggtaattcacactacaagaaaaaaaaacttcccaatAAATTCAGTATCATCCGTAAAGATATTATATGCATGATGATCTTTGGGGAGTGGCAAATATATAATAGCTCATTCAGATTTTCTAATTATATATGCTACACAGTTGGTTGACCGACTAATATTGTGGTCGACCGACATTTTACATTCTGCAACTATCCTTTAAGATTTTACTAATGAAACCTAAATAAACTTTGTCAttaatttgaattaatttttgTACAGGTGATATGGGATGCCAAAGAGAGGATCTCTAATGGTCTGCCACATTTGGTTTATGTAACCAGGGAGAAGCGTCCAAATCACTCACATCATTACAAAGCTGGTGCTATGAACGCTTTGGTGAGAATTATTtgcttgacccaaaaaaaaatgttaccATCTCTCTTTCTAAATACATTTGTAAAATTAGTATATTACTGTTATACTTGGGCTTAATTAGCTAGTGTAATGTCCATGGCTTTACATATAGtgactaatttttttaattaattttatgtacATAGACAAGGGTCTCTGGTGTTATGACAAATGCTCCATTTATGTTGAACGTGGACTGTGACATGTATGCCAACAATCCAAAGATCGTTCTTCACGCGATGTGCCTACTGCTTGGTTTCAAGCATGAAAAAGAAGGTGCATTTGTTCAGTTTCCCCAAATGTTCTACGACACTTTGGAAGATGATCCATTTGGAAGTAACGTGGTTGAGGCTGTAAAAGTGCGTATATTAGTTTACAGTTACTCCACTTTGACAAGAAAAATTTGCATGTCACGTGTTCATACCTCTTTGTCACGTGTTCATATTTCTTAACACATGATAGAATTAGAGATACAAACATGGGATGGCTAAGTTTTTTTGGCTATGGCGGATTGGCGTACACGGACCTagttaattaatgtagaaggcTTTAACTTTTTGTAGAAAATTTGGCCTGGGTTAGCTGGGATCCAAGGACCTATCTATGCAGGGACAGGATGCTTTCACAGACGTAAAGTTATCTATGGTTTATCTCTAACAGATAATGAAGGTATCTTAACATCCAAGATGTAGATTATGTGTACTATTGAACATAAATAATCAGTCATTAGTGATTAATCAACTTATTAATGATTTTTAAAAGGGAACTTGACGAGTGAGAGACTAAACAAAGAATGCTTTGGAAATTCTCCAGAGCTCATCCGATCAGCAACTCAAATTTTATTAGAGGAAAATATTGATCAACTGGACGACCTTTCCTGTGCGGTCGAGATAGCATACCAAGTTGCTGGTTCTGAGTACGAAGATGATACATTATGGGGCAAAAAGGTAACGAACAATATTTTCTTTCCAATGTTAGAAGAGGTCTCTGTTAATTGAGAAATAAAGAGTTAACGAGCTTCGGAGATGTTTTGACAGTGTTAATTGGGCCGACCGGTTTTCAGGTGGGTTGGGTTTATGGGTCGGTATCAGAAGATGTCCTAACGGGGATGAAGATCCATGCAAGAGGGTGGAAGTCTATCTTATGTACGCCAGAACCACCAGGGTTTCTGGGCACCGGACCCTCAACTACTCATGTTATGTTGATCCAGAGGAAAAGATGGATCACAGGGCTGCTAGAAATTTTGTTCAGCAAAAATTGTCCCATCTTTGCCACCCTCTATGCCAAGCTTGAGTTTAGGCAGTGCTTGGCTTACTTGCGGATACTAATTTGGGGACTACTCTCCGTTCCTGATCTATGCTATGCTCTTTTGCCAGCCTACTGTATCATTACCAACTCACATTTCTTGCCCAAGGTAAACAGAGTCATCGTCTAATTATAATGTGTTTTTAGTtcggaattgttattagcatttcaaaATAGTCACCAGGCGCAAGCATGATGACTTTTTTGGAGTACCAATAACAGCTGCTTTTAGATTCTGCCATACTAAGTTTGGTTTAAACATTGTTAATGATGGAATTACGAAGTCTACACTTCAAATTAATCTGTCACCAAATAGTATGACAGTATTTAAAGTACATAATAATTTAAATGTCGATTAAATAATATCACATTCTTTTATGAATGAAATTAGGTGTCCCTATATGTACTCAAACTCGGTTGATTTTTGCTTTGCAGGTCGAAGAACCGACTCTAATAATATTTGCTGCTTTGTTTCTCATTAAACACTTATACACACTACATTCCTACCTTGATTCTGGCCGATCAATTAGGGCTTGGTGGAACCAATTGACAGTGGGACCATGGAGCAAAATAACCACTTTAACTGCATCATTATTTGGACTTGTAACTGTGGTATTTAAGCTTTTGGGCATATCTGAGGTGACATTTGAAGTCACACAAAAGGAGCAAAATTCCTCTTCTAGTGACCAAGAAGCTACTTATGATGCTAATGCTGGTAGGTTTACTTTTGATGGGACTACAATATTTGTACCAGCCACAGCCCTCTTGTTTCTGCAATTCACAGCTCTGGTTACGGCCGCGTTGGGTTTGGAACCACCGGCTCTTGGGGTGAATGGGGCGGGCATCGGGGAGATGATGTGTAGTGTGTGGGTGGTGCTATGTTTTTGGCCGTTTGTTAAAGGTTTGTTTGGGAAGGGCAAATATGGGATTCCAATGGTCACTATAGTTAAGTCAGCTGTGTTGGCTTTTGCTCTTCATGCATTCCTGCCCTAAGAACATTACATCATGATCAAGTTTCtgattaatataaaaaattacgAGATCAGATAAGACAGAGTTGTAATGTTACTGTCTTTCCTGATTGTATTACTATAAGGGTGAATTTCATAATTGTCTCAAACTTTTGAGGAGTTTCCTCTTTGTCCGACCTTTTTTTTGTCTCAAGTTCAtttctaaattttataaatatgtgtttaaTAACGACAAATTAGCTTTCGTTACAAAACTCATGAATAATACAGgaccattttttttatgtgcACTTCAGTAACCCTTCTAATTTGACCAAAATGTGTGTTTCCACCAACTGCATGTGACTTGTGTCTATTCAACAATACTCGGATTAAAACACGAACAGAATTAACCAAACTCAATCGGCCGTTCCGGTTTGTAGTTGTTGGTTATACTTGACATTAAAattgtttggaaaaaaaaaaggactaaTTTTCACCTTCAATATACGAATATTATTTTGGTAGATGTATGGCATGAGACATCTAGAGGTGAACTTTGCATGAAAGTGAATGGTAGTCTTTAACATAGAGTTGTACGTGAATGAAAGTGATGATCTACTGAACACGTCCATATTATTTTGATAATCATTCGCTTGCTTTGTCACTTAGAAGCTTTTggacctcttttttttttttttttttttttttttttttttttttgagttgggCATGTAATGACTTGAACACGTCCATATTTTGAGGTTTTTTCAAAATAAGATTCAATTCATtaatttgatccataggagaaAGACCTATTTCTTTAAGTTCTTCAACTATATTACTATGATCTGTAGTACCTCAACTATAGCTTATATTGCCATTAGGATCCTTTTCCCATTTCcaacataaaaatctttcagtccATTGATAAGCACCTCAGTTCCATCACTTGAATTTCCCGtagctcttttcctctttcatttccaattatatatatacacacacacacacacacacaaatattCTATCATAAGGTAGAAAATGTGTTCTTCTCCATTCTACAACATCTTTATGCTTCTAAGATTAAATCAACATAGCAATACTAAAACTTAGCGTGTGTCAATAACGAGAAGAATATAACTAATCAATAAGTAAAATATAGGATTTGAACTCATACATAAGCTTGCCATGTTGCATCATTGTCAACTTTAATGCACTTTTTGACGTCATCCATGCAAATCCACTTATGTTCATCATATTAgtaacaaatcatcaagaacggATATCAATGCTCTTTTTCAAATGCCTCCCTTTTACGGACAAGAATTGTCTACCCTTTCACTTCTAGTGTCCTCTCATGCCCTCCTGTTTATGTGGTCACGactaaaccacgtcaacattttatattactattcatttttgtcttattatctctaaaaaaaaaaacaatataaaatgttgacgtgacttaactgtgaccacacaaaataggagggcaccgaaagtgggagggcaaacaatccttaTCCCCCTTTTACACCTCTTTCTATTCCATACCCAAATAACAAATCTTTTAAAGTACTAAAGCattataaacgaaaattcaATGATTTTTTATAGGGATTTTTACCACTTGTGCAAAAAGGGTTAAAAGCACCTAACTTACTTGCAAGAGAAACAAGATTATTGTAATATAgttggctcaagcaaggtcatTTTCTACATGGATTAATTTAAATAGATTAACGCAAAATCAATTCTCAACTAATTACTTAGAGCAAAGTTTTGGAAAAAGGTGATTTAATGACCTAAATTAAggaaaacgaatttaattaaaaaaggtTAACTAAAATCTACAATtttaaagaaggaaaaaaggaaacaaattttTAGAATTCAAGTTGAGAAAGtactagggttccgccgtcacTCTATCAATCTTATGTAGTTCttttaattacttatgaattacacatgtatattttgaaggttaggttttatTAAAGTATATCCTACTTGAAACCTCCAACataaacgtatatctaacatgtaaCCCGTTCGTGGTGtccagatcgaatgtgaacatataagactcattaagttttgtgaaagccttttgaaaaaccatataacccttaagacgtgtcaTCCATtctaagaagttacacatattaaccacaagaagtcttagtcaattttagggacagcCCTCcatcaaaattgcatcaaattatttttctaaatatcctaatggtcgcgaatcactaagacaaATAGATAATTTAAACCGGTGATTAACatttcaaaacttgcatgcataaattcataagcaaattaaaaagagactacatattcttgctgaggatcatggcctcaccctagcaaagagagaattagttatgcatattcataaaaaaaagaatcacaaagttctttattgaaataataaaatatcgaAAACACCTTGAATGTAAAAGTTTGAAAATCTCTACACTTGGCCAATTTCCTCCCTCAAGAACGCacagagaagaagaagcttTTATTAGGTCGGCCAAGCCCTTTTTAACCTACTAAAATATATCCTCCTAATAATAGGTCTTCCAATCTAACAAAGAAactaaataactaaaataaaataggaaacataaccctaaagcAAATAgtaaaattcgcctaaaatctgCACAGTCAAGTTTTGGACCCCTAAACTACTCCAAAACTAGCctaatatagctggatttaaagtttggaatattctgaacacatctccagaaggccacgaacccatcagATGTCATCTTGGGCTtaaaaaacgcaatttaagcccagaaTCGTCACTTTCCATCGCTGCGCACAGCTCATTTATtctatcgccagaaaataaccactTGGTagaaaattcccaaattttgatacgaacaCGCCAAGAGAcgcacgaacgtcctccaatgtGAATCACTCTAAAATTCGTCTGTTTGATCATATTTTGTTCCAGAGGAAGTTGAATGtcctatattaaaaatataaagcaaattatcaaaattctaccaaaataatttcCAAAACATACTAAGAAtaagataaaatatataatatgaaattgacTCATCAATTTTCAATTAAGTTCAAATTCATGATACATGCAATACTTCTAACCAATACAAATTGCAATCCAATCACTTTGCATAATATCcggataatgaaaataaaaatggaaaactaaaataaaatattaacacaTAACATAAATAGCTAGTTCTTGGTGGTTCCTAATTGCTCCccacttattatatattttctggACCATGGCGCCCCTCTTTACAGTCCACTGGTCAGATACTCTAAAAGTACCAATATTTTTTAGGATCTGCATTCTGCTGGATCCAACTACATCTAGCAACcaacatcaaaattttcaacatcCAATTCCCAAATCCACCACCAAAATAGCAGAACTCCAATTGAAAAATCGATGTACAAAGCTAAATATAAGCATTCTTGGAACAAAAAGGACAAATTCCtaccataaaagaaaaaaattccagaaacccaattcagaaatcaaagaaacGGTCACATTACATACACAAACTCGAGTTATATAGCAGAACCccacttgaaaaataaaaacccaattcagagaatcaaagaaaaaaattccCGTCGAGAAGAAGCCATCGCAACAAAACCCCAattcagaaaataaaaatcaatgCAACCATCGCAACATAAGAAGCACAAAAAGAATCCAGCCCATAATCTGTTATGATTATAATAGTGGTTAGAATAATAGTggaatattatttagctaaatGTTGTTATTGTTAGTGGCCAGCTGGCATTGTGAGAAGGATGGTTGTATAAGAACCAAATTGTGGCATTGTTCTGCCAAGTTTGAATTGAATTAGAAAAACAATATTACAAGAAAACTTTCTATCTCTCTTTATCTTCCTTCCCACTTACCGCCATTGCTATCTGCTACTAGCAGGTCGAGAAAGGGAATTTGGGAGTTGTGAcctaacaattggtatcagagcattaTGAATTCTTAGTCATGCCCTTTGGTCTTACAAATGCTCCTGCCACTTTCCAAGCCCTTATGAATGACATTTTTAAGCCTTACCTCCAGAAGTTCATATTGGTGTTCTTTGACGACATTTTGGTGTACAGCAAGACCTGGGAGGACCATCTTTCACACCTGCACCAAACTTTGGAGTTACTACAAAAACACCAATTAGCAATGAAGAAATCGAAATTCTCTTTTGGACAATCACAGGTGGAATACTTGGGGCACATCATATCTCGTGATGGGGTGGCTGCAAATCCTACTAAGATTCAAGCAATTATAGATTGGCCAATACCAAAAAATGTCAAAGAGTTGAGGGGATTTCTCGGGCTCTCGGGCTCTCGAGGTATTACAAAAAATTCATCCCCGGTTATGGCAAGGTGTGCCAACCCTTGTACCAACTAACTAAAAAGGATGGCTTCATTTGGTCCCCTGAAGCCACGACAGTTTTCCAAGCATTAAAAAGAACCATGACTTCTCCGCAGCTATTAGCCTTACCCAATTTTTCTATTCCCTTCACATTGGAATGTGATGCATTTGGCAATGGAATAGGGGCTGTGTTGCAACAGAATGGCAGACCTATAGCTTTCACAAGTCAAGCATTGGGACCACGGAATCAAGCATTGTCTACATACGAAAGAGAGTTGATTGACATCCTTAGTGCTGTTAAAAATGGAAAAACTATCTTCAATGGCACCACTTCATCATAAAGACAGATCATAGCAGCCTGAAATACTTTCTGAGTCAAAGAACTAATACCCCATTCCAACAGAAATGGATGGCCAAATTGTTGGGATTTGATTATGAGATACAATATAGGCAAGGCCATGACAACATAGTGGCTGATGCCTTATCTCGAGTAGTTGGATTGTCTCAATTACAAGAGGAACCTCTCTGTGACTTATGGGAGTGCAAAGCTATAACATACCCCTACTTCAGGTGGCTGGATGAACTTTGAAGAGGGTTAGAACAAGATAGTTGGATTCAAAGCAAGGTGCAGGAGGTGCGAACATATTCTCAAGCTGCTGCAATTAACCCCAATCTATCCAAGTACCATTTAGACAACGGTTTCCTCAAATACAAGAGGCGGATCGTGCTTAGCCCATATTCAAGTTGGAAAAGGAAGGTCTTTGAGGTACATCACTCATCTCTAAGTGCGGGCCATGAAGAGGTTCTAAAGACTTATCAGAGATTGAAGAGGGGCTTCTATTGGGTAGGAATGAAAAAAGATCTCATGTCATAAGTGGCTGAATGTCGAGAATGCTAGCAAAATAAGTATGAAACCATCTCCTCTCCCGGATTGCTTCAACCTCTGCCGATTCCTACACATGTATGGAATGACATAAGCATGGATTTCAGCACTAGTTTACCTCTGTGCAAAGGCAAATCAGTGATCCTGGTAATAGTAGACATGTTGTCCAAGTATGCTCATTTCATTCCCTTAGCACATCCGTATACGGCAAACATGGTAGCTCAGGAATTTGTTGATAATGTGTTTAAACTCCATGGGATGCCCTCTACCATTGTGAGTGACAGAGACACCATTTTCATGAGTGTTTTTTGGAAAGAATTTTTTAAGTTGCAAGGTTCCAAGTTGTGTATGAGCTCAGGTTACCATCCACAGAGTGATGGCCAAACCAATGAGGTGAATCAGTGCCTTGAAACTTACTTGCGATGCTTCACTAGCTGTCAACCTAAGAAGTGGCTCCACTGGCTTCCATGGGTAGAATTGAGCTATAACACTTCCTACCACACTTCCTCAAAGTCCACCCCTTTCGAAGTGGTCTATGGTTATCCACCACCACACATCGCGTCTTATGAGCTTGGCACTGCTAAGTTGGATATCGTGGAGCAAGGACTGCTAACTTGGGACAAACTATTAGTAATGCTCAGGACCAATTTGCAAGTAGCTCAGAACAGATGAAAACACAAGCGGATAAGCATTGAAGTGAAAGGGTTTTCAAGGAAGGAGATTTGGTGTATTTGAAATTAATTCCCTATCAATTGCAATCTTTATCATCTCATGCTTACCATAAGCTTCATCCCCGGTACTATGGTCCTTATGAGGTTTTGGAAAAGATTGGGAAGGTTGCCTACCGGTTGAAACTGCCTGAGAATTCAAAAATTCATCCGGTCTTTCATGTTTGTTGCTTGAAGAAACACTTAGGAGACAAGGTCACTGCAACTCCATTCTTGCCTACTGTCACTGATGATGGGTTGCTACCACTCGAACCACTCAAAGTGCTACAAAGGAGGGTCTACAAGAAGGGCCAAGCTGCTGGAGTTCAGCTGTTAATCCAATGGAAGAACAACAAAGAGGACGAAACTACATGGGAGGATTATGACGAGTTTGCTGCTAGATTTCCTGATTTCAGTCTTCAATTCTAACCTTGAGGACAACATTTATTTTGTAAAGGAAGGGTAGTGTTATGATTATAATAGTGGTTAGAATAATAATggaatattatttagctaaatGTTGTTATTGTTAGTGGCCAGCTAGCATTGTGAGAAGAATGGTTGTATAAGAACCAAATTGTGGCATTGTTCTGCCAAGGTTGAATTGAATTAGAAAAACAATATTACAAGAAAACTTTttatctctctctatcttccTTCCCACTCACCGCCATTGCTATCTGCTACTGGTAGGCTGAGAAAGGGAATTTGGGAGTTGTGACCTAAAATAATCAAACCCTAAACATGTAGAGATCGGCCAATCGATCCAAGAAAACAGagagaaaaggaaacccaagaAATTGTGCTGAGGATTCGCTCGAGGGAGAGCACAACTAATTTATCCATGCTATCAGGTTTTGGTGAAGCGAAGCATACGAGATTGCTAAGGATGGTCTTGGCAGTCCCTCTACTTTTCAAGAGGGGTCTCGTTAAGATCGTCTGACGAGCCATTCAATCGAGGCGAGGCCCT
Protein-coding sequences here:
- the LOC103404840 gene encoding cellulose synthase-like protein H1 isoform X1, yielding MENPQSLLLCEKTALKINALQKTLEIAILFLFVFVLVYRLLSLRDHGFVWLLAFACESWFAFNWVLILITQWTPVEYKTNPHNLLQHVSELPPVDMFVTTADAKLEPPIITVNTVLSLLAVDYPTHKLACYVSDDGCSPLTLYTLIEASKFAKLWVPFCKKYHVQVRAPFRYFSNNPILSSYNLSGFHQEWTKMKDEYEKLCKKIEDAVRNLAPLDFSRDYVDFARIDSRNHPTIIKVIWDAKERISNGLPHLVYVTREKRPNHSHHYKAGAMNALTRVSGVMTNAPFMLNVDCDMYANNPKIVLHAMCLLLGFKHEKEGAFVQFPQMFYDTLEDDPFGSNVVEAVKKIWPGLAGIQGPIYAGTGCFHRRKVIYGLSLTDNEGNLTSERLNKECFGNSPELIRSATQILLEENIDQLDDLSCAVEIAYQVAGSEYEDDTLWGKKVGWVYGSVSEDVLTGMKIHARGWKSILCTPEPPGFLGTGPSTTHVMLIQRKRWITGLLEILFSKNCPIFATLYAKLEFRQCLAYLRILIWGLLSVPDLCYALLPAYCIITNSHFLPKVEEPTLIIFAALFLIKHLYTLHSYLDSGRSIRAWWNQLTVGPWSKITTLTASLFGLVTVVFKLLGISEVTFEVTQKEQNSSSSDQEATYDANAGRFTFDGTTIFVPATALLFLQFTALVTAALGLEPPALGVNGAGIGEMMCSVWVVLCFWPFVKGLFGKGKYGIPMVTIVKSAVLAFALHAFLP
- the LOC103404840 gene encoding cellulose synthase-like protein H1 isoform X2, giving the protein MENPQSLLLCEKTALKINALQKTLEIAILFLFVFVLVYRLLSLRDHGFVWLLAFACESWFAFNWVLILITQWTPVEYKTNPHNLLQHVSELPPVDMFVTTADAKLEPPIITVNTVLSLLAVDYPTHKLACYVSDDGCSPLTLYTLIEASKFAKLWVPFCKKYHVQVRAPFRYFSNNPILSSYNLSGFHQEWTKMKDEYEKLCKKIEDAVRNLAPLDFSRDYVDFARIDSRNHPTIIKVIWDAKERISNGLPHLVYVTREKRPNHSHHYKAGAMNALTRVSGVMTNAPFMLNVDCDMYANNPKIVLHAMCLLLGFKHEKEGAFVQFPQMFYDTLEDDPFGSNVVEAVKKIWPGLAGIQGPIYAGTGCFHRRKVIYGLSLTDNEELIRSATQILLEENIDQLDDLSCAVEIAYQVAGSEYEDDTLWGKKVGWVYGSVSEDVLTGMKIHARGWKSILCTPEPPGFLGTGPSTTHVMLIQRKRWITGLLEILFSKNCPIFATLYAKLEFRQCLAYLRILIWGLLSVPDLCYALLPAYCIITNSHFLPKVEEPTLIIFAALFLIKHLYTLHSYLDSGRSIRAWWNQLTVGPWSKITTLTASLFGLVTVVFKLLGISEVTFEVTQKEQNSSSSDQEATYDANAGRFTFDGTTIFVPATALLFLQFTALVTAALGLEPPALGVNGAGIGEMMCSVWVVLCFWPFVKGLFGKGKYGIPMVTIVKSAVLAFALHAFLP
- the LOC103404840 gene encoding cellulose synthase-like protein H1 isoform X3, whose translation is MENPQSLLLCEKTALKINALQKTLEIAILFLFVFVLVYRLLSLRDHGFVWLLAFACESWFAFNWVLILITQWTPVEYKTNPHNLLQHVSELPPVDMFVTTADAKLEPPIITVNTVLSLLAVDYPTHKLACYVSDDGCSPLTLYTLIEASKFAKLWVPFCKKYHVQVRAPFRYFSNNPILSSYNLSGFHQEWTKMKDEYEKLCKKIEDAVRNLAPLDFSRDYVDFARIDSRNHPTIIKVIWDAKERISNGLPHLVYVTREKRPNHSHHYKAGAMNALKIWPGLAGIQGPIYAGTGCFHRRKVIYGLSLTDNEGNLTSERLNKECFGNSPELIRSATQILLEENIDQLDDLSCAVEIAYQVAGSEYEDDTLWGKKVGWVYGSVSEDVLTGMKIHARGWKSILCTPEPPGFLGTGPSTTHVMLIQRKRWITGLLEILFSKNCPIFATLYAKLEFRQCLAYLRILIWGLLSVPDLCYALLPAYCIITNSHFLPKVEEPTLIIFAALFLIKHLYTLHSYLDSGRSIRAWWNQLTVGPWSKITTLTASLFGLVTVVFKLLGISEVTFEVTQKEQNSSSSDQEATYDANAGRFTFDGTTIFVPATALLFLQFTALVTAALGLEPPALGVNGAGIGEMMCSVWVVLCFWPFVKGLFGKGKYGIPMVTIVKSAVLAFALHAFLP